A window of the Cannabis sativa cultivar Pink pepper isolate KNU-18-1 chromosome X, ASM2916894v1, whole genome shotgun sequence genome harbors these coding sequences:
- the LOC115702706 gene encoding probable inactive receptor kinase At5g67200, translated as MPILTHAPHALLPSFFFFFFFFFFFFFLLSFSSSAAAASFSDDVDPNLPFQTTLFQPTDAVSLITFKSKADLDHKLLYLLNERFDYCQWQGVKCAQGRVVRLVLQSFGLRGNFPPDSLSRLDQLRVLSLNNNSLSGPLPDLSALTNLKSLFLDRNSFSGSFPPSILTLHRLLTLDLSSNNFTGPIPVEIVKLDRLNSLRLELNRFNGTLPPLNQSMLLVFNVSGNNLTGPIPLTPALSRFRASSFLWNDVGLCGEIINKVCNSRAPFFDSPSPSSAAAQQPLVQSAESSSGNGVVLSPSSPVNHKKTGLILGLSIGSAFVMVILLGLFSFARAHKSTMATSSFSPSPEQGPSSHVETTREITELPSKTKAVEELQRVHKSGNLVFSAGEAQLYSLEQLMRASAELLGRGTIGTTYKAVLDNQLIVTVKRLDAVKTAVISGEAFERHMDGVGGLRHPNLVPVRAFFQAKGERLIIFDYHPNGSLFNLIHGSRSTRAKPLHWTSCLKIAEDVAQGLAYIHQVSRLIHGNLKSSNVLLGPDFEACLTDYSLAILADSSANDDPDSAGYRAPETRKSSRRATAKSDVYAFGILLLELLTGKHPSQHPFLLPTDVQDWVRAMRDDDVGEDGQLGMLTEVACICSLTSPEQRPAMWQVLKMIQEIKDSVMSMTDQNAYAGYS; from the exons ATGCCCATATTAACCCACGCGCCCCACGCGCTTCTcccctccttcttcttcttcttcttcttcttcttcttcttcttcttcttacttTCTTTCTCCTCCTCTGCCGCCGCCGCCTCCTTCTCCGACGACGTTGATCCTAACCTCCCATTCCAAACCACACTCTTCCAACCAACCGACGCCGTTTCACTCATAACATTCAAATCCAAAGCCGACCTCGACCACAAACTCCTCTACCTTCTCAACGAACGATTCGACTACTGTCAATGGCAAGGTGTCAAATGCGCTCAAGGCCGAGTCGTCCGTTTAGTCCTCCAAAGCTTCGGTCTCCGAGGTAATTTCCCTCCTGACTCACTGAGTCGACTCGACCAGCTTCGCGTTCTCAGCTTGAACAACAACTCCCTTTCCGGTCCATTACCTGATCTCTCCGCTCTCACTAATCTCAAATCGCTTTTCCTTGATCGAAACTCCTTCTCCGGCTCCTTTCCGCCTTCGATTCTCACTTTGCATCGTCTTCTCACTCTTGATCTGTCGAGTAACAACTTCACTGGTCCCATTCCTGTTGAGATTGTTAAGCTTGATAGACTTAATTCGCTTAGACTCGAGTTGAATCGGTTTAACGGAACTTTACCGCCGTTAAATCAGTCTATGCTTCTCGTCTTTAACGTCTCCGGGAATAACCTCACCGGACCGATTCCGTTAACTCCGGCGCTTTCGCGGTTCAGAGCTTCGTCTTTTTTGTGGAACGATGTCGGTCTTTGTGGAGAGATTATCAACAAGGTGTGTAACTCACGCGCTCCTTTCTTCGATTCGCCGTCTCCGTCGTCGGCGGCGGCTCAGCAACCGCTGGTTCAGAGCGCTGAGTCGTCGTCAGGTAACGGCGTTGTTTTGTCTCCTTCTTCTCCGGTGAATCACAAGAAAACGGGCCTTATTCTTGGGCTTTCGATTGGGTCGGCCTTTGTAATGGTGATTCTATTGGGCCTATTCTCATTCGCCAGGGCCCATAAATCAACAATGGctacttcttctttttctccttCACCTGAACAAGGACCTTCATCACATGTTGAAACCACTCGTGAAATTACGGAATTGCCCTCGAAAACAAAGGCAGTAGAAGAGTTACAGAGAGTTCACAAGAGTGGCAATTTGGTCTTTAGTGCTGGGGAAGCTCAGCTCTATAGCTTGGAACAATTGATGAGAGCTTCGGCTGAGCTACTGGGTAGGGGTACGATTGGAACTACTTACAAAGCCGTACTTGATAATCAGCTTATTGTCACTGTTAAGCGTCTTGACGCCGTTAAAACGGCCGTTATTAGCGGTGAAGCCTTTGAAAGGCATATGGATGGCGTAGGTGGACTCCGTCATCCTAATTTGGTTCCCGTTAGGGCTTTTTTTCAGGCTAAAGGAGAAAGACTCATCATCTTTGATTACCATCCTAATGGAAGTCTCTTCAATCTAATTCATG GTTCAAGATCAACAAGAGCAAAGCCACTTCATTGGACATCATGCTTGAAGATAGCAGAAGATGTAGCACAAGGCCTTGCTTACATTCACCAAGTGTCTAGATTAATCCATGGCAACTTGAAATCCTCCAATGTCCTTCTAGGACCCGATTTCGAGGCTTGTTTAACAGATTACAGCCTTGCCATCTTGGCAGATTCATCAGCTAACGACGATCCTGATTCAGCAGGCTACAGGGCACCCGAAACAAGGAAATCAAGCAGGCGAGCCACGGCCAAATCAGACGTGTATGCATTTGGGATACTGTTGTTGGAGCTGTTAACGGGTAAGCACCCGTCGCAGCATCCATTCCTGTTGCCTACGGACGTGCAGGATTGGGTGAGAGCCATGAGAGACGACGATGTCGGGGAAGATGGTCAGCTGGGAATGCTGACTGAAGTTGCTTGTATTTGTAGTTTGACATCTCCGGAACAGAGACCAGCAATGTGGCAAGTTTTGAAGATGATACAAGAGATTAAAGACAGTGTTATGAGTATGACTGATCAAAATGCTTATGCTGGATATTCATAA
- the LOC115702717 gene encoding uncharacterized protein LOC115702717 isoform X2, with protein sequence MAEVKEDEVLVENTTNNTKYDFIEEMDPYWDGKTFPSDSSDDDDSEDEAGWLSVINQLKLTDGFQVDHLPNNQANWSSFVVESFYKTYDKYTIEAAHAAIAEFNKLKGANLELKKIITSIFSLGPREYSFTLECTDGCYYEARVFMVGKEKFDLTIFRPAKHYPRPTPAETSN encoded by the exons ATGGCAGAGGTGAAAGAAGATGAGGTTTTAGTAGAAAATACTACTAATAATACTAAATATGATTTTATCGAGGAAATGGATCCTTATTGGGATGGTAAAACATTCCCATCAGATTCATCCGATGATGATGATTCTGAAGATGAAGCTGGTTGGTTAAGTGTTATAAACCAACTCAAACTAACTGat GGTTTTCAGGTTGATCATCTCCCTAATAACCAAGCAAACTGGAGTTCATTTGTTGTGGAGTCTTTTTATAAGACTTATGATAAGTATACAATCGAAGCAGCTCATGCCGCCATTGCTGAATTTAACAAGCTCAAG GGTGCTAATTTGGagctgaaaaaaattataacttcgATATTTAGTTTAGGACCAAGAGAGTATTCTTTTACTCTGGAATGTACGGATGGGTGTTACTATGAAGCTAGGGTGTTTATGGTTGGGAAAGAAAAATTTGATCTGACCATCTTTAGGCCTGCAAAACATTACCCAAGGCCCACACCCGCAGA GACAAGCAACTAG
- the LOC115703139 gene encoding uncharacterized protein LOC115703139 produces the protein MVIIGREDHVEFDWRSRNILPPVRNQGKLNCCWAICAADVVASTFNALGREANLNLSPQHLVDFINWKCKRMGKGFPVWRALDYIRDQGITTEELYPFQGRRTNLDDNKKAPEFQKLYTIHQYSNVNQENIITTLRNRPMIIAAKFDKSIGSMVGDWNIYTPNYEEIQCRGHGLLLVGYGKEIIIHQIQKMRNGRLENHVYNEEKPYWIVRSSWGPEWGRGGYARIARDSLAITAWSVQLEGE, from the exons ATGGTTATTATTGGAAGGGAAGACCATGTAGAGTTTGATTGGAGGTCAAGGAACATCCTTCCTCCAGTAAGAAACCAAGGAAAACTGA ATTGTTGCTGGGCTATATGCGCAGCTGATGTAGTTGCTTCGACCTTTAATGCCCTAGGAAGAGAGGCAAATTTAAATCTCTCTCCACAACACCTTGTGGACTTTATTAACTGGAAATGTAAGCGTATGGGAAAAGGGTTTCCAGTTTGGCGTGCGCTTGATTACATCAGAGATCAGGGAATCACAACTGAAGAATTATATCCATTCCAAGGTAGAAGAACAAATCTAGATGATAATAAGAAAGCACCtgag TTTCAGAAGTTGTACACTATCCACCAGTACTCAAATGTGAATCAAGAAAATATCATTACAACTCTGAGGAATCGACCAATGATTATTGCGGCAAAATTTGACAAATCTATTGGGTCTATGGTTGGAGACTGGAACATTTACACTCCGAATTATGAAGAAATACAATGTCGAGGGCATGGGCTACTTTTGGTTGGGTACGGGAAGGAAATAATAATCCATCAGATACAAAAGATGCGAAATGGGCGATTAGAAAACCACGTTTATAATGAAGAAAAGCCCTACTGGATCGTGAGGAGTTCTTGGGGACCAGAATGGGGAAGAGGTGGGTATGCACGGATTGCAAGAGATTCATTGGCTATTACCGCATGGAGTGTACAATTAGAAGGTGAATAG
- the LOC115702712 gene encoding protein IRX15-LIKE — MKNNNNSSNTKLILLHPYILKQGNSNRLWLLAIVSFFTVAFLLTLIYTRDSTTTTAATAAATAAMTTAGFSSNSPSSSSSLPTNVVNTLLHYASRSNDTFKMSFAELKPIADVIRKCSSSSSPCNLLVFGLTHETLLWKALNHNGRTVFIDENRYYAAYYEQLHPEIDAYDVQYTTKTSEIKDLISTARDQIKNECRPVQNLLFSDCKLGLNDLPNHVYEIDWDVIIVDGPRGDWADAPGRIQPIFTAGVLARSKKGGNAKTHVFVHDFRKGLERVCGDEFLCRENLVESSDLLGHYVVEKMEETSYQFCRNNDNNHTVVSNNTSSFS; from the coding sequence ATGAAGAACAATAACAACAGTAGCAACACAAAGCTCATTCTCCTCCACCCTTACATTCTCAAACAAGGGAACTCAAACCGTCTATGGCTTCTCGCAATCGTATCATTCTTCACAGTAGCATTTCTCCTCACCTTAATCTACACCAGAGACTCCACAACAACAACCGCCGCCACCGCCGCTGCAACCGCTGCCATGACAACAGCTGGTTTCTCTTCAAAttcaccttcttcttcttcttcgttacCGACGAACGTAGTCAACACACTCTTACACTACGCTTCAAGATCAAACGACACTTTCAAGATGTCGTTTGCCGAACTCAAACCGATCGCCGATGTTATCAGAaaatgttcttcttcttcttctccttgtaATCTTCTGGTTTTCGGTCTCACACACGAAACTCTTCTCTGGAAAGCCTTAAATCACAACGGCCGTACAGTCTTCATCGATGAAAATCGTTACTACGCCGCTTACTACGAACAACTCCATCCCGAAATCGACGCTTACGATGTTCAATACACTACGAAAACGAGCGAAATCAAGGATCTGATTTCCACGGCGAGAGATCAGATCAAGAACGAGTGCCGTCCGGTTCAGAATCTTCTCTTCTCCGATTGTAAATTAGGGCTAAACGATTTGCCTAACCACGTGTACGAAATCGATTGGGATGTTATCATCGTTGATGGGCCTAGAGGTGATTGGGCCGACGCACCGGGCCGGATCCAGCCCATTTTCACTGCCGGGGTTTTGGCACGTAGTAAAAAAGGCGGGAACGCTAAAACACACGTGTTCGTTCACGATTTCAGAAAAGGTTTGGAGAGAGTTTGTGGTGATGAGTTTTTGTGTAGAGAAAATCTTGTTGAGTCTTCGGATTTGCTTGGTCATTACGTGGTTGAGAAAATGGAAGAAACTAGTTACCAATTCTGTCGCAACAACGACAATAATCACACTGTCGTTTCGAATAATACGTCGTCGTTTTCGTAG
- the LOC115702717 gene encoding uncharacterized protein LOC115702717 isoform X1, with the protein MAEVKEDEVLVENTTNNTKYDFIEEMDPYWDGKTFPSDSSDDDDSEDEAGWLSVINQLKLTDGFQVDHLPNNQANWSSFVVESFYKTYDKYTIEAAHAAIAEFNKLKGANLELKKIITSIFSLGPREYSFTLECTDGCYYEARVFMVGKEKFDLTIFRPAKHYPRPTPAEHLQDKQLAREI; encoded by the exons ATGGCAGAGGTGAAAGAAGATGAGGTTTTAGTAGAAAATACTACTAATAATACTAAATATGATTTTATCGAGGAAATGGATCCTTATTGGGATGGTAAAACATTCCCATCAGATTCATCCGATGATGATGATTCTGAAGATGAAGCTGGTTGGTTAAGTGTTATAAACCAACTCAAACTAACTGat GGTTTTCAGGTTGATCATCTCCCTAATAACCAAGCAAACTGGAGTTCATTTGTTGTGGAGTCTTTTTATAAGACTTATGATAAGTATACAATCGAAGCAGCTCATGCCGCCATTGCTGAATTTAACAAGCTCAAG GGTGCTAATTTGGagctgaaaaaaattataacttcgATATTTAGTTTAGGACCAAGAGAGTATTCTTTTACTCTGGAATGTACGGATGGGTGTTACTATGAAGCTAGGGTGTTTATGGTTGGGAAAGAAAAATTTGATCTGACCATCTTTAGGCCTGCAAAACATTACCCAAGGCCCACACCCGCAGA GCATTTGCAGGACAAGCAACTAGCAAGGGAgatttga
- the LOC115701082 gene encoding probable 2-oxoglutarate-dependent dioxygenase At3g50210 has product MQFNNKTVALIGSIKLFSTTAAMATDFKSIPIIDISPLLAKCDDPKMAEDPCVSEVVKQLDQACKEAGFFYVKGHGVPQSLFNQVKEQTRNFFHLPYEEKVKIKLTPATGYRGYQRIGENITKGVPDMHEAIDCYRELKPGAYGDLGKVMEGCNQWPQDPPKFKDMMEEYINLCTDLARNIMRGIALALGGSPYEFEGDRAGDAFWVTRIIGYPGKSSENSQEKPTHDIGCGAHTDYGLLTLLNQDDDITALQVRNRSGEWISAPPVPGTFVCNIGDMLKIYSNGLYESTLHRVIISSPKYRVSVAYFYETNFDAAVEPLDVCKVRVIGEAKKFDRAVYGEHLVKKVLTNFVY; this is encoded by the exons AtgcaatttaataataaaacagtAGCTTTAATTGGATCCATAAAGCTATTCTCAACAACAGCAGCCATGGCCACCGATTTCAAGTCCATCCCCATAATTG ATATTAGTCCTCTGTTGGCCAAGTGTGATGATCCAAAAATGGCTGAAGACCCATGTGTTTCTGAGGTGGTTAAACAATTAGATCAAGCTTGTAAAGAAGCAGGCTTTTTCTATGTG AAGGGACATGGTGTACCGCAATCTCTTTTTAATCAAGTAAAAGAACAAACCAGGAATTTTTTTCACCTTCCATATGAAGAAAAAGTTAAGATCAAACTCACTCCTGCTACTGGATACAG AGGATATCAAAGGATTGGAGAAAACATAACTAAAGGTGTACCAGACATGCATGAAGCCATTGAT TGCTATAGAGAACTGAAACCAGGGGCTTATGGAGATCTTGGAAAAGTTATGGAAGGATGTAACCAATG GCCACAAGACCCCCCAAAATTCAAGGATATGATGGAGGAATACATTAATCTTTGTACAG ACCTTGCAAGAAACATAATGCGAGGAATCGCATTAGCATTGGGTGGATCTCCATACGAATTCGAAGGAGACAGAGCTGGTGATGCATTTTGGGTAACACGTATCATCGGTTACCCTGGAAAATCATCAGAAAATAGCCAAGAGAAGCCTACACATGACATTGGATG TGGAGCTCACACTGATTATG GTTTGTTAACATTGCTTAATCAAGATGATGACATAACTGCACTTCAG GTGAGAAACCGGTCAGGCGAATGGATATCAGCTCCTCCTGTTCCGGGAACATTTGTGTGTAACATTGGCGACATGTTAAAG ATTTACTCCAATGGCTTGTACGAATCAACTTTGCATAGAGTTATCATTAGCTCGCCCAAATATCGAGTTTCAGTTGCATATTTTTACGAG ACGAATTTCGATGCAGCTGTTGAGCCTTTGGATGTATGCAAAGTCAGAGTAATTGGTGAGGCTAAGAAATTTGATAGAGCTGTTTATGGAGAGCATTTGGTAAAGAAAGTCCTCACAAATTTTGTGTATTAA